ATCGAAGTTTAGTTTGGTTCGGTTCTCAGTTTTGGCCTAAAACTGAACCGAATCAAACTGAACCCACCCCaatctccaccaccaccacccccttATCTGCCACTACATTTTTGACCCATATTTCCTTCCGGTGAGATCGCAAACCAACCCATTTCTCCTGATCCCAACCCACCCAAGATTTCCTCGCTGTCCCCGACCCATTTCAACTCCTCCCTGCTGCCGCAACAGCCTACCCTTTGTCGCTCCGTCTCCGATCTCAACCCTTGTCCAGCCCAGACTTTCTCGATCCTGCTTCGTCTCCGATTCATCCACGGATGCAAAACCTATCAAATTTTaatcaaaattcaccaaatctcCTGCGGAACCAGGTCTCGGATTGAAAAAGAAGCGCGCCGAATGTATCTAACATTTTGGGGCACAACCAAAGAACCTTACTAGAAAAGTGGTCATCGAAAACTAGAGACTTTGCTGGAGGAGCAAAGCTAAggtaggagagagagagagagagagagagagagagagagagagagagagagagagagagagagagtaaaaaaaaagataaaaagagagaaaaattacaaaaaaaaaaagactaaatacttgttactcctcaaactttgctctgaaaaacagtttagtccctcgccttttaaattaaactggatagtccttattctttgcaaatctcacacaacaggtccaatGACATTTACACACCTCACTTCCtttttataattatatatatatatatatatttttctgtctcttttttattttattttatgttttctgcgtaactctctctctctctctctctctctctctctctctctctctctctttctctctctgtctctctctctctccccctccggAGGAGGCAGCTCTCGTCTACGACGGCGCTGCTAGGTCTCTCTGCGGCAACAAGGCCAAGACCAACTTCCTAGCATCGTTGAACCAGAATAGATCTCTCCCTCGACCTCAACATCTCCTCCGCCCACTTCAGCTGTCTGGTTGAGTTTCTCCACACTGGCGTCTTGAACGACGTCGTTTGCCCAGCGTAGGAGCGCGACAACCATGTGAACCTAACATAGTAGCCAGGTAAGCATAGCAACCCCGCGCACAGCAGGCATGCCTGCACGCAGCACAGCCTTGTCACACCACTCTGCCCAACTCAACCAAACCTCAGAGACCAATTCCACCATCTCCACGCAGCTCCGatcccattttaccaaaaaagaaaaaagaagaagaaaataattgctttgggcacccagagaaaagctctgggcacccgGTTTATCATTCTCCTCTGCCACTGGCCTGAGTCGAGCGCCGAAGAGCTGGGTCGAGCACAGGAGGTCGAGCGCCGGAGGTCCTGGGTCGAGCACCAGAGGGAATAGACCAACCGTCCCAAATGAAGTCTGGGCTCTCCAATCCCAAATGACGACGTTGACCCTAACGACGAATTGGGGACAAAGTTCTCGAGCATTGGCGTCCAGTCACCAAAATCATCTTCCGGCGATGTGGATCCTCTTCCTCTGTTGCTTGTCACCAAAATCGTCTTCGGGTCCGGAATCGAGGCTGGGCCTTATCAATCAGAATTGGAGGAGTCGGGTTGAGAAGgatgagacagagagagagagagagggaggtgaTGTTTGGAGACAGTCGGGTTGCAGAAGAACGTCGATGTCGCCGGCGCGGAGTCTCGATCTCGTTTTGGGTGGAGTGGGGTCTGATGCAGAGGTTGGAGAGGAGCGCGACGTCGTtttggatggagtggcccatcAGAGAATGGGGCGGGGCCATCGTTGTGGaatagaagaggaagaagaggcagGTCACCGTTggtgagcgagagagagagagagagagagagagagagagagagagagttaaaaaaaaaaaaaaaaaaagagaaagagaaaaataatatagaaaaaggaagtgaggggtataaatGTCCTTttagacctgttgtgtgagatttgcaaagaataaggactatctagtttaatttaaaaggcaagggactaaactgtttttccggacaaagtttgaggagtaacaggtatttagtccaaaaaaaaaaaattaaaaaaaggaagtgagggtataatagtcattttggacctatTGTGGAtctattgtgtgagaattaaagataataaggactatccagtttaatttaaaaggcgagggactaaactgtttttcagggaaaagtttgaggagtaacaagtatttagtccaaaaaaaaatattggtgTTAGAATAACCTGTGAGAGTGTGAATTTTAAATCCAGAAATGATTTAGACCCAATATTGGCCTTGGAGAAAGTGTACAATCAATAATATTTTTGTccatgagttgtaaattaatTGATTTATTTGTACCACACATTCCAATCTTGCTATGTCTAAATCTCTTGCTTATATGTGGTGCCGCAGGCATATACCAATTttcttgaagaaaaagaagaaatagacaTCTGCAGCCTGGTTTTGGTTTCAGTGGGGATCCCATCATTACAACTCATGCAAGCAAGTTAATGCTGTTGAAATCAAATTCACACCATCTAGAATATTACATACTAGCAAGGTATGATCTTGGTCAATTAGTTTCGATGCTCAATTTAATGTTCGTTGTTGCTTCTGTGTAAATGAGATCATCGTTGTTTCTTCTGTGTAAATGAGATCATCATTGAAATCGATGCTCAAGTTGATTATTGACTGTGTCAATGGAGCCTCTTCTACACCATGGAGAATTCAGAAGATTATTCAAGACATCAAGAAACTTGCATTGGAGTTTGAAACCAATTCTTTTAGACATATTCTGAGAGAAACAAATTTTGTGGCAGATGTTGTTGCTAGCTTAGTCATAGTTTTATAAATGGTCATGTTTGTTCTAACTCAGTTAGGGCTGGACACGGGCCTACACGGGCCAGTTTTTGAGTTATTCCGATCCTGGGCCAGGAAATATGTTTCAGTACGGGCTGGGTCGGTAATAGACTTTTTGAGATTTGATACCGACGATACCGAACCCGATCAGTTTTGGGCCGGACTCGGGACCATTAGGGGACtgaatcgaaaaaaaaaaattgccgaTCACTACAACAGAAAGTCTTTTTAGTGATTAAGTTTTTTGTGAGGAATTTATTCTCCTCAATGTATGTTACTTTTTACGAGGAATATTTGGGTTCCTCACTAAATACTACTAGGTTTCTAGGTTTTCAACGATGAATATATTTTCCTCATTGTATATCACTTTCTACAATGAATATTTCAGTTCATCACTAAATGTAATCATAAGTTGGTCTCCAGAAGCGTCAtgttattagcgaggaaatatgaGACTTGGGTGACGAAATTTTTCATCTCTAAAACTATATTTAGCTAGGATTTAACTTTTTCGTCGCTATTTTTTTGACTGAAAATTGTGTAAGACCTACCAAATTCAATGGTGACAAAACTATGGTTTCCTCTCTAAAAGTCTGTGTTCTACGAGGAACCATTTCCTTGTTAAAAGAAGCGATTAGCGAGCAAACAACACTTTTCTGCAACCCAAGACCACCGCAAGCCCCTACTGTACCGATCAAAATGGATCCACCCAACGTTGGAGGCCGGATCAAGAGATCCAACCCTACTTTGAATCTGCTCTCTCCGACAGTAAGAGATTCAACCCAAGTCGATCAGCAATCTCCAAAGCCAGACCTCGATAGCCTCCGAGCTGCAGAACGTCGATCCGAACCTTCtgattcttcttctccttctgttTTCTCTACTTCATCACCAACAGCTGCTGGTGCTTGTTCTTCGACGTTTATTGTCAGCTCTTTCTCAACACCTCGCTCACCATTTAAGAGCCCTCTGCCTCCCAAGATTTCGAATAGATTAAACTTGGCATATGTTCTCAGGTGATCGGTGAATGGCCTTCTTTGAACTGTGAAAGAGACAGTCGATGGATGGCCATCTTtgaactgagagagagagagagagagagagagagagagagagagagagagagagagagagagagagagagagagagagagagagagagagagagagttgcgaAAGTGGGTGGTGCAAAGTGAGGGGTCCCATTTTTTAGATTCtttatgaaggaaaaaaataatcTGCATTAAAAAAATACAAGGGTATAAACAAAAGGTTGATCAGTAGTCGCAGGGGTCCCATTAGAAGCTAAGAAAGACCAAGACTTCTATATAATAGTATATATATCTCATACAtatgaataaaaaaatatatgtatacacaaatcgggccgggccgggcccaaTTGGGATTCAAAACTTCAATACCGTAGCCCGTCCCGTTTTGTTTGATTCGGTACCGGGCGGGCTGAATAgtagtttatatatttttgataccGGCCCGTCCCGCCTATTTTCGGTACGGGTTCGGTAATTCGGTTTGACCTGCCCAGCCCTAAACTCAGTACCTTTGGAGGCTTGTAAAGTCGTATTATTTGATATTAGAAATTCGGGATGCTCTAGTGGTTTCAAAATTTAGTAGTCTTTttcttatataaaaaaaaaaaaagattaaattatgtttagtccctgtactatgaCCATTttttcgtttcagtccctgacattctcaattaatctgAAAACTTCCTAACGTCACAATTTCCTTCTGATTGGTCCCTCccgcgtcaaattaggagttggccttaggtgaaatgtccaatatactcctttgttatttctttttcttttttcctttttaatttctttttttcctttttttattttttctttttcctttttaatttcttttttcctttttccttttaaaatttttctttttcttttttaatgatCATCGTTTCCTGCTGCATTGGTAGCGCCACGTCGGCGAACCAATCTAGAtcgacccgaaaccccaattCTTGTTTTCCACGCCGgcggcccttttttttttttcttttttctttttaatttcttttgtcattttccttttttatttttcttttttcctttttaatttcttttttcctttttcttttttagtgaCTATCGTATCCTGCTGCATCGGTAGTGCCACATCGGCGAACCAATCCAGAAcgacccgaaaccccaattattgttctccacgccggcggccatttttctttccctcactattcttcttcttcacttctggttttggtcaacttggccatcaaaaaccatcatttcaacctgacccaaaatccaaatcaccattttgagcaagacccaaaaactTCAGGGTTtgaaaaaatggtagttttcagtgaaaagtttccaaattgaggcttgatgtggagagagaaagtgagatttgagtgggagagagagaaatgtgCTGTGAAAACAAAAGGGGAGTAGTTTAGCGGCGAATTTCAGAGATGATTGGGATCTGCTTGTATTTGGGAGATGGCGTTGGCAATGATGGAGGCGAGGGCGGATCCCAACAGAGGGAGATGGCTTCAAAGAAGGTGAAAAAGTGATCGATAAGCTCCTAGCCTCTTGCTTTTGGTCGATGTCCATCTCTGCACCGCCAAGCTAGGTCTttgctgggtttggtttcaatttggggagagaaacagatgggttgtggagtttgatcggaatgggattggtgggttgaggaaggagaaagtaggcaaaacgaaaagaaaaaaaaggaaaaaaaagaaattaaaaaggaacaagaaaaaaagaagaaaaagcaaaaaagaaattaaaaaggaaaaaaggaaaaaaaattaaaaaggaacaagaaaaaagaagaaaaagcaaaaaaggtattaaaaagaaaaaggaaaaaaggaaaaaaaaataaaaaggaagaagaaaaaaaaaggagaaaaagaaattaaaaaagaaaaagaaataacagaggggtatattggacatttcacctaaggccaactcctaatttgacgcggGAGGGACCAATCAGACGGAAATTTTAACGGTagagacttttcagattaattgaaaatatcagggactgaaacgaaaaAAGGGTCTTAGTACAGAGATTAAACAAAtttaattctaaaaaaaaaatcacgtaATTTGATGTGAGCAAGTTGATAAaccaattagtttttttttttttttttttgaataaagctAGTTGGCGAACATATATTCATCGAAAGCCAGAATAGGTTATTACATACCCATCCGCTGCCATCTAAACAGataagaagatagtggtagtacccacaaagGTACATAGAAACATAGACCTACTAATTGTACAATTAGATACCTAGACATAGCGGgatccccctttggtactaTGTCGGAGGCGCTAGAAAGATCCGGCCCTCCTAACCTAACTATCATCCAGTAAATCTAGTCGTCTagctagagacctcaattggtgtacaactagagacactAAGAATTAAGTCAACAGGACCAAAACCAAATGCAGAAGCTAGATGCACAAAAGTGCCTAGAGTATCCCTGATAATAGGGCATTATTGAGAAAAACAAACTAACGAAACTAAATAATGGGTGGGCCCAGAAACCCCAACCCAATCTTCAGCCCAAAAAGACTCACAACCAGTGCCAAAGCCCCGAAGGTGGCTGTACCCTGCCCTCTTGCCCTAGACCAACCTCGCCGCTCCTCCATTCCCTTCTCCACCACTGCTGTCGGACAGAAAGATGATGTCATTGCCGCCTGACCTCCCAACAAGAATCCCCACCGAACACCATCCATATCCCACACCAGACCGCACCCTGAACTCTGCGCCAAGACCAAACCAGCAATCCGATCACTACCGTCAAACCATTGAGCAACATTCTATCCCTTCCATCGAACACGACCTGCCGAATTCCAACAGTCATTCCACACCGCAACGCCCCGGTAGAGACCCGAGTCCACTCCGATCCCAATCCATAGCCACGGCTCAGCTACTCCAAACACCGAGAGAGAGATGTACCCAGGATCTCCTCCTCCAAGCCTGAAACACGGTCTCAATTACCCGTCCGGCCGCACTTACCGTGCATTGGCTAGGCCAGAGGCCGTCGGCAGGAAGCACAATGCGTATACTGAAAGGATGCTTTAATTTCGAATGCAAGTCATCATAGTCACGTATCACAAGTGAATAGAGATTCAAATTCGTTAATTGAATTAGAGAAGTGGTTATGTGGAATGGCAGTCTCCATTtacaatatttattttattttaaacaaAGCAGACGAAGAAGATTGGCCTTACAATTAAGTGATTAACTGAAAATGACCGAGTGAGGAATATTAAGGATGGTGAATGCTGGGCTTTTATTTCAAAGACAAGAACTAAGATAAGTTGCCCAGCAGCCACATGCATTTTCCCATCTAACATATCAGGAGTGGATATCACTTTCATCATCTTAATAGGTTCTTCTGTTAAATAAAACCGGAGCATCATCAAGAACCAGTACATTTAATTCCAGTATTTATATATACCGGACGATGTATATAAGTAATAGCCGAACATCCAATAAAGTTTGATCAAGTTAGTGTTTAATAAAATACAAGTTCAAGCTATAGCTCAATATTTTCAAATAAACTTGTTACTTGGCAATTGTACCTCGAATGAATTGATTGGCTAGTGTCACACAGGTCGATCAATACAGAATTTTTCACGGCTAGACGAAGCGTAGCTTTCTCCCTGGCAGGGAAACTGGCACAACAACATGAGGGGCAAGGACTACCGTTAGCGGGACTGCTACGGCAATAAAAAAGGACTAGTCGAGACATTCGCCCCAGAAGACTTTTTTTTAATGCGCGAAAGCATGCGAAGAAAGAAAGCAACCTAATAAAAATTGCTCTACTGTTCCCAGGTACCAAGGTTAATCACAAGTTTAATCCATCAAATATACCTCGTCATCTACCTACACTAAAACATCATCTCAGACAATATTCAGACTCCAGGTACCTCAAGTTAAACTAACCAAAGTATAAGGTTAAAGAACTAAGCATAAACTTCAATACTATAGCGAAACTACGGGAAAACCAAGGCACGAAGCAGGAGTACTACAGATTATTAATCTAACTAGTTCATGTTTCATAATCGCCAATTATTCTGGGCCATGTGTCTGTAATCTGTGCTCTCCAGCTCTACTATATATAGCTGGTTTCAGCTCTAATATCAGTTCTTCACGAACCAGTTGCAACTGCATTCTCTACTGAAAACGCTCCCTTTATCCTTCGTTCCTTACCCTTAATGTATCAATTTTATCAGTACATCACAATCATTATTAGCACCAAACTAACAGTTACATACATGATACACCATCAGCATTGCCAGATATACCTTAAACTCCTATGAGAAGAACTGATCTCTAAGACCACAATTCACAATACATCGCTCCAATGCCAACTCTAGCGTCAAGGAAACCGAAGAAGCTTTAGTAACCACAACTCCAATACTTttagaacaaaaaataaaatcagcATTATTTTGAATCTCATAGCTTTAAATAAAGACAAGCAGCTTATTTTTTGAAGAGAATGAATAAActttttaatttcctttttgaACCAAGGAAATAATTTCATAGATAGAAACTCAAATAGAGTTGGTTACAATCATATCATAACACTTCCAGATAATATTCGTGGAATGTTTAGAAATTTGTGTTAGGCTAAGGCCAGAGtggtcattacatacccttccaccGCCATCTACAGACAACACTAGAAGATGTGGCAGTTATTTGACATTTCATGCTCCGTCGTTACAGAATAGCGTGAATCATCCATCAGTACTACACCAAAAGATTCACCAGTACCACCAAAGTCAAACATAGACGTAGTTTGTTGAATCAAGCCGCCGGGATCTCAAATTCTAAACCCTAGAGAACTAGAGCCCATGATTTAGGTCCACAGATGAGCCCAAATCCAAGTAACATGCTGAAACACTTTGAACACCCAGTTGGGCTACAAAAtttatttggacctccaacttgGTTTGGGCGCACAATTGGGCCTCAACATTGGTTTGGGAACCCAATTGGACTTGGGCCTCCCaactgatctgggcacccaatctCTTTCATCTGTTGTCGTTGCTTGCTACCCGTCATTCTCCACGCCGATCCCCACCTACGTTCCAGTGCATCTGAATGCCAAGACAGAGCGACATATCAGACCTTCACACAGATGCGATCTCGCCACCAAATTTGCAGACCAGGTCGCGCCAGTCCCAAGGCTGTTCTCTTCCCCTTCTGCACACCGAATTAAAATCGACACTCCGGCTTGGGCACAGAAAGCGAGCCACTGCCCAAAGCCCTCATATCGCTTAGTTGTTTGCAGCGTCCAGCCAGCGTCATCGAACCTACTCAGTCGCGCCATTCTTCACTGGCACGATCATTGCAGAAACCTCGATCACAGTCAGGTCTCGTGATCTTGAGGCGTCCCCTAGGTGGTCTGAGCCTCCCACGGTCCAAAAAGATGTCCCCTGTTGCAGGCTAGATCGGTGGTGAGCCAAGAAACTGGCCATCCACCTCCACCCCGAGAGGTCACAGGAGGAGAGGAAGCAGATCGAAGACTCGATCCATTTGTGGGGCAACGACCAATGCTTGTTCTTGGattccaaaaattgatgtcgacCGCGCGGTGCACAATCCTTCTTTCAACAAAGGAAGAGATGGCGCCGTTAGAAGAGTTGATTTGAAATAAAAATAGCCATGAAAATGCTTGCCAGCGGCGGCTAGGGTTGAGAGGGAGTTTTATTTGTATGTAGTGAATAAACTTGTTAAGAATCGTGAGGAATGAATAAATTTATTGATTAAGAATTATTACAAAGGCAATCGAgattattgaaagcaaaaacAAACATTAACGTAGAGACTTTTGAAAGAACGGATCAAGACCGATTAAAACCGGATCATTTATCAAATATTAGTGTCTAAAGTACAATTTAACCATTACAAGGACAAGTCAGCAGAACAGTTGCATCATGAGCATAGAAGCATAAAAACTATTCCTATAACTAGAGCTGATATGGAAGACCACTACATGACTAAAGCCTAAAAGCAAAGACATCAGCAATTTATCAATATATTCCCAAAATCCCACCACCTGGGAGTCGCTAGTAGATCAGCGTTCCTAGGAAGAACGATATACAGTTTCCAATATCATCGACTTGACCAGCACATGTAGAATGACAACTTGAGCACTAAAACCAGCATTAAGCACATAAAATAAATGATCTAGCATGAAAGCTTGGAAACCACAACTCCAATACTAAAAACAACTAGCTTTATAGTTCTTTTGAAGCTTCACTACTttgaacaaaagcaacgaaGATAATAGCTTGATTGAGGTCACTACATAGGCCTGGGCAGGGAAATACGCCACTAAAAGAAAGATATTATATTCAAAGTCAATGCTCGGAGACAACTAGCTAGTATTTACATCATAACTCAATGCAAATTATTCAGAATATAAACTTCAGCATCTAGTAATAATATCTAGTTTGAAAGAACAAAGGCACTGTATTAACAatgcaaaacagaacaaagaatcGAGAAAATCTCCCATATAATCTATAgctcaaaatcacaaacaagGACCCTAATTGCTTCAAAAAGTTTGAGCTTACCAGAAAACCATCTGAATACTAACTCTTACTCACAGCTCAAAACAATGAATAGAAGTGAACCCCGCACTCCCTCGACAGACCCGTCAACGTGCCGGTCCCATTATTCGGAGAAAGCCCTAAATCGACCCGATCGCAGGTGACCAGCAACAAACGGGATTTCGACAGCCATAGTCCACACTTAAACCTCACAGAAGTCATCAGCCTGACTCCAAAAGTCACCAATCCCCGAGACCTGTCGTCGGAGATTTCATTCGCCACGTCATCGCCGACCCATTCACTCACCGCTCCGAGTTTCATGTCTATACGTGTCTGGTTCCTATGGTTCACAACGAAGGGACGCAACGGCGTTCTCCCGAGCCTGATGTGGTTGTGGTCACCGTAGACAATCGAGGCCTCGACGTGGTCGTAGTTGATTCTGAGTTTCTTGTTGGGGTTGGTGGAGAGGAGGCTGATGTCCCACGTGGCCGTTAACTCGGAGCGAGTCACGTTGAGTAGGGACACGGTGGCCGATTCGACCTTGAACTCCGGGAGTTTAGGGTGCATCACCAGCCAATTCAAGAAGGTTATTAAGATAATGACTGCAGATACGGCGAAGAATCCCATCAGGACGCGGGCGAAGGAGGTGGGCTTATTGGGCCCAGCGGGCTGGGGGTTGTAGTGGAACTCCGGTGGTGGTGGAGGGAAGGGATAGGGCGGAGCGGATCTGTAGCCGGTAGGGACTTGACCCGGCTGAACCGGATAGCCAGTGACTGTCTTGTCGTCTTGGATAGTAGCcattgaaggagaaaaagacgATGCGCTAGATCAGATGCTATCCTAGCTGCTAATATGAAACGATGGAGATAAGGATGAGCAGAATTTTTTACTAGTGGAATTCGTTTTAAGAGGCGATAAATGACTTTTTTCTAGGACGCCGTTACCACTATCCTATCGTGAAAGTCTAAACTAGAACTGAGGATTAGGGTTTCTGTTTTGGAAGAGTTTCTTACGTACCTACGTGGCCACGTTATGCTCACTTTGCTGTCATTCGGAAAAACACAGCCCTTCTAGCAACGGATTCTTTTTTTGGCCATTTGAAGGGATCGCTTATTAGActtacttttcgatcacatattcacatcttaaccgttcaatttttagatatatatgagtagatcatctttgcaaatttccAGCCAACCTGATAAGCATTAAGGCATTCGTAATTATGAACATGACCTGTTTAAgttggacagatttggttcgtccgtTGATTAAAACTAATTTGATACcataatgatcatcaatttgtctgaaaatttgcatatatacattataaaaaaaaattgaatggtcAAGATGCTGAAAGTAGGTCCCACAagggatcccttaaaatggctaAAAAAATGATCCCTTAGTGAAAGGGCCCTACACACACAGTCCTTCTTGGCTAAGGACGTCCTTACCTAAGCTTAGATacggattttcagtttttggtcacttttcgatcacata
Above is a genomic segment from Rosa chinensis cultivar Old Blush chromosome 3, RchiOBHm-V2, whole genome shotgun sequence containing:
- the LOC112194283 gene encoding NDR1/HIN1-like protein 26 gives rise to the protein MATIQDDKTVTGYPVQPGQVPTGYRSAPPYPFPPPPPEFHYNPQPAGPNKPTSFARVLMGFFAVSAVIILITFLNWLVMHPKLPEFKVESATVSLLNVTRSELTATWDISLLSTNPNKKLRINYDHVEASIVYGDHNHIRLGRTPLRPFVVNHRNQTRIDMKLGAVSEWVGDDVANEISDDRSRGLVTFGVRLMTSVRFKCGLWLSKSRLLLVTCDRVDLGLSPNNGTGTLTGLSRECGVHFYSLF